CCACAGCCAGAGCAGGGAGAAGGGCCAGAGGTGTGTGGAGAGCACCAGGAAGGTCCTCCTCCCAAGAAGCCTCATGCAGCGCTCCCGCAGGGAGGGCCCTGTCAGTCTGCAGGACCACTGTTGCTCTGGCATCTGTGGGCACAGGCCCAGTGGGTAGACTCAGTACTTCCTTGAAGAACGAATGAATAGAATCCTCAAAACAGGCCCctgggcaggagggcagggcccATGACAACctaggggagggggctggggtctCCGGGGTCACTGACTCTGCTGCATGCCAGCTCCCCAATTGCTGCAGAGGAATTTGTTGAAGGGCCCTTTCCCCAACTTGGAAGGCAGACAAAGCGGGGGAGAGGGGGATAAGAGAAGAGCTGCTTGGGTCAGATGATGAAAAGGGGGACCTGCCAGATGACCACAGAGTGAGAACCACCACGCACGGTGCCCAGGGAGACGAGGAAGCCGCTCATTCCTGCCAGACGGCCTGGCAGGAAGGCCTCGGGTCAGCCTTTCTCAAATGGTGAAGGCCAGGGACTGGGAAGGGGAGGCCAGGCAGGGGAGAGACCTACTGACAGCGCTGCCGCCCCTCCACAGCAAGCAGCCCAAAGAAATCCCCTGGAAGTCTGTTGGGAGCCCCTTTGTGGTGGAGGCCACCGGTGTGTACCTGTCCTTAGAGGAAACTAAGGTAAGTTGGGAGGAGACGCCCGGGCTGCCGGGGTGGGGTGGCACTCGAAGTGCCTCACGACACTCTGCTTCTTCTCTAGGCCCACATCGAGGCAGGTGCCCAGCGTGTGGTCATCTGTGCGCCCTCTCCAGACGCACCCATGTTTGTCATGGGGGTGAACGAAAAGGAATATAACCCCAGCTCCATGAAAATCGTCAGGTAACGACGTATGGGCAGCAACGTTCTGCAGGGTGTGCCTGAAGGacaagcctgggggtggggggtgagggagaTAGGAATCCTCTCACCCTCACCACTCCCCCTCGCCCCCTGGTGCTGTCTTCACTTCACTCCACTTCTCCTTCCCAAGGTCTTAGCAGCCCTCTTGTTCACGTTACCCTAAAGCCATCAGTTAGAAATGTTCTCAAACATGCTTGGGGAGCTTCCGCTCCCCACTGCTCCCTCATCCCCAGCCCAAGTTTTCAGCAAACCAAGTCGGTGTGCAAACCCTGAAGGTCAGGTAAGGGGGGAGGGGCGGCTCTGCGGCTCACCTCACGGTGCCCTGGCACTCCTGGCTGTTTCAGCAATGCGTCCTGCACCACCAACTGCCTGGCCCCCCTCGCCAAGGTCATCCATGAACGATTTGGGATTCTGGAAGGCCTGATGGTAAGCTGGGGAAAAGGGGCGGGGCAGGAGACCCAGCTGGGAACCTGTACCTCTTCCTCCCGTACCTGCTTCGTGTGTGGAGTTAACAGGGAGAGACTGGTTTTCTGTGTGGGGAGAAGCCCACCAGTGGCGACATCCTTTGAACCCTGGATCCTGCCTGCATGTGCTCCTCCTGGGTGGTTGTGGCCTTGCCAACCTCCACACCTGGACCGCTAACCCTGGGCCTGGGAAGAAGAAGCCTAGGAGCCAGGAAGGCCTCACCTTGGCCCTCTTCCTTCCCAAGACCACAGTCCATTCCTACACGGCCACCCAGAAGACAGTGGATGGGCCGTCGAAGAAAGCTTGGCGAGACGGACGGGGCGCCCACCAGAACATCATCCCAGCCTCCACGGGGGCTGCCAAGGCCGTGGGCAAAGTCATCCCAGACCTCAAAGGGTATGAGGGCAGGAGGCTGCAACTGGGGCGAGGGCGCACCCCAGAAGGACTGGACTGGCCCCCAATCCTGGAGGTGTCCAGTGTGGCGAAAGCAGAGACAAGGGGGAATGGTGGCGAGGCCCCTGGGTTCTGACTCCTGCCCCtgctgtgggattcttcaggaagcTGACAGGAATGGCATTCCGAGTGCCAACCCCAGACGTGTCTGTAGTGGACCTGACCTGCCGCCTGGCCCAGCCTACCCCATACTCAGCCATCAAGGATGCCATCAAAGCAGCAGCCAAGGGGCCCATGGCTGGCATCCTTGCCTACACGGAGGATGAGGTGGGGGCTGAGAAGGGACCCTGGGAAGAGCCCTCTGGGGAGGGAGCATGGTTTTCCATTTAAAGGAGTTGTTTGCAGCGTATTAAAATAGGACCTGCAGGGCTGGGAAGGTCAGCTCTCCCCACCAAATCAGGGTCTCTGTACTTGCTCCCCTTTGGTCTGGACTGCTGTTCCCTCAAGTAGCCACACAGTGCGTCCTCACCTTCTCCAAGTCACTACTTAAACCTCTCACCTCTTTTTGTGGCCCTTGTCCTTACCTGAAATGTCATTTCATGGTC
The genomic region above belongs to Budorcas taxicolor isolate Tak-1 chromosome 18, Takin1.1, whole genome shotgun sequence and contains:
- the GAPDHS gene encoding glyceraldehyde-3-phosphate dehydrogenase, testis-specific; the protein is MAKRDIVLTNVTVVQLLRPPCPVTRAPPPPEPRVEAEPEPPPQPQPEPVKEEVPPPPPPPPPPAPKKVRELIVGINGFGRIGRLVLRACMEKGVKVVAVNDPFIDLEYMVYMFKYDSTHGRYKGSVEHKNGRLVVDNNEISVFQCKQPKEIPWKSVGSPFVVEATGVYLSLEETKAHIEAGAQRVVICAPSPDAPMFVMGVNEKEYNPSSMKIVSNASCTTNCLAPLAKVIHERFGILEGLMTTVHSYTATQKTVDGPSKKAWRDGRGAHQNIIPASTGAAKAVGKVIPDLKGKLTGMAFRVPTPDVSVVDLTCRLAQPTPYSAIKDAIKAAAKGPMAGILAYTEDEVVSTDFLSDSHSSIFDAKAGIALNDNFVKLISWYDNEYGYSNRVVDLVRYMFSRDK